The proteins below come from a single Myxococcus virescens genomic window:
- a CDS encoding SixA phosphatase family protein has protein sequence MSARELPLLFIRHAVAEDSHVLGDEARALTPEGRAAFRHHARKLARLTPLRGIITSPLVRAVQTAELLAEAFGVSGVEVHPALLPQRGAHKRIVDLGRERGAGWALVGHNPSLERAAIRALEHELPDKLRKGAALALHPLKNGGFTLAWWATPGKPVKRPGDLR, from the coding sequence ATGTCTGCACGCGAGCTGCCGCTGCTGTTCATCCGCCACGCCGTCGCGGAGGACTCTCACGTCCTGGGCGATGAGGCGCGCGCCCTCACCCCGGAAGGCCGCGCGGCCTTCCGCCACCACGCACGCAAGCTGGCACGCCTCACGCCACTGCGCGGCATCATCACCAGTCCGCTGGTGCGCGCGGTCCAGACGGCGGAGCTGCTCGCCGAGGCCTTCGGCGTGTCCGGCGTGGAGGTCCACCCCGCCCTGCTGCCCCAGCGCGGCGCGCACAAGCGCATCGTCGACCTGGGCCGCGAGCGCGGCGCGGGCTGGGCCCTGGTGGGCCACAACCCCTCGCTGGAGCGCGCGGCCATTCGCGCCCTGGAGCATGAGCTGCCGGACAAGCTGCGCAAGGGCGCGGCGCTGGCGCTCCATCCCCTGAAGAACGGCGGCTTCACGCTCGCGTGGTGGGCCACGCCGGGCAAGCCCGTGAAGCGCCCCGGCGACCTGCGCTGA
- the acpP gene encoding acyl carrier protein yields MSTSTIEAKVKSIIADQLGVGEDEIKPESSFIEDLGADSLDIVELVMAMEEEFEVEIPDEEAENIKTVADATNYINTHKK; encoded by the coding sequence ATGTCGACGTCAACCATTGAGGCCAAGGTCAAGTCCATCATCGCCGACCAGCTCGGTGTCGGAGAGGATGAGATCAAGCCGGAGTCCTCCTTCATCGAGGACCTGGGCGCGGACAGCCTCGACATCGTGGAGCTCGTCATGGCGATGGAAGAGGAGTTCGAGGTCGAGATTCCCGACGAAGAGGCGGAGAACATCAAGACCGTCGCCGACGCCACCAACTACATCAACACCCACAAGAAGTAG
- the fabG gene encoding 3-oxoacyl-[acyl-carrier-protein] reductase codes for MSGFKDKVVLVTGGSRGIGRACAVAFAKAGASTVVISYAGNEAAAQETVALLQAEGAKAEAIRFDVSDSAACASAVDGIVKGHGRLDVLVNNAGVAVDGLVMRVKDEDWDKQLDTNLKGAFSLIRAVSRPMMKQKGGAIINITSVVGEMGNGGQAAYSASKAGLIGLTKSVARELSSRNIRVNAVSPGFIGTDMTHQINDEMRQKMLEGIPLGRLGNPEEVAGAVLFLAGDAASYITGEVLKVNGGMYM; via the coding sequence ATGAGCGGCTTCAAGGACAAGGTCGTGCTCGTGACGGGTGGCTCGCGCGGCATCGGCCGGGCGTGCGCGGTGGCCTTCGCCAAGGCGGGGGCCTCCACCGTGGTCATCAGCTATGCGGGCAACGAGGCGGCGGCCCAGGAGACGGTGGCCCTGCTCCAGGCGGAGGGCGCCAAGGCGGAGGCCATCCGCTTCGACGTGTCCGACAGCGCCGCCTGCGCCAGCGCCGTGGACGGCATCGTCAAGGGCCACGGCCGGCTGGACGTGCTCGTCAACAACGCGGGCGTCGCGGTGGACGGCCTGGTGATGCGGGTGAAGGACGAGGACTGGGACAAGCAGCTGGACACCAACCTCAAGGGCGCCTTCTCGCTCATCCGCGCCGTCAGCCGGCCCATGATGAAGCAGAAGGGCGGCGCCATCATCAACATCACCTCCGTGGTGGGGGAGATGGGCAACGGCGGTCAGGCGGCCTACTCGGCGTCCAAGGCGGGGCTCATCGGCCTGACCAAGTCCGTGGCGCGCGAGCTGTCCAGCCGGAACATCCGCGTCAACGCCGTGTCCCCCGGCTTCATCGGGACGGACATGACGCATCAGATCAATGACGAGATGCGCCAGAAGATGCTGGAGGGCATCCCCCTGGGGCGGCTGGGCAATCCGGAGGAGGTCGCCGGTGCCGTGCTCTTCCTGGCGGGGGACGCCGCGTCCTACATCACCGGCGAGGTCCTGAAGGTCAACGGCGGAATGTACATGTAA
- a CDS encoding response regulator, giving the protein MSRILIIEDEQDLAGLVDYNLRAAGFETETASTGASGLAKARAHPPDLVLLDLMLPDVAGSEVLRMLKTDTELRKASVIIVSAKGQESDRVQGLELGADDYVVKPFSVRELLLRVKAVLRRADAEDGPSAVLASGDISLDTTRHQVRVKGEEVLLTALEFRLLRTLLERSDRVQTREVLLSDVWGIQAEIHTRTVDTHIKRLREKLGPAGDIIETVRGVGYKLSPP; this is encoded by the coding sequence ATGTCGCGCATCCTGATTATCGAGGACGAGCAGGACCTGGCGGGTCTCGTCGACTACAACCTGCGGGCCGCGGGCTTCGAGACGGAGACGGCCAGCACCGGCGCGAGCGGGCTCGCCAAGGCGCGCGCGCATCCGCCAGACCTGGTGCTGCTGGACCTGATGCTGCCGGACGTGGCGGGCAGCGAGGTGCTGCGCATGCTCAAGACGGACACCGAGCTGCGCAAGGCGTCCGTCATCATCGTCAGCGCGAAGGGCCAGGAGTCCGACCGGGTGCAGGGCCTGGAGCTGGGCGCGGACGACTACGTGGTGAAGCCCTTCTCCGTCCGCGAGCTCCTCCTGCGCGTCAAGGCCGTGCTGCGCCGCGCGGACGCGGAGGACGGGCCCTCCGCGGTGCTCGCCTCCGGCGACATCAGCCTGGACACCACCCGCCACCAGGTGCGCGTGAAGGGCGAGGAAGTGCTCCTCACCGCGCTGGAGTTCCGCCTGCTGCGCACGCTGCTGGAGCGCTCGGACCGGGTGCAGACGCGCGAGGTGCTGCTGTCGGACGTCTGGGGCATCCAGGCGGAGATCCACACCCGCACCGTGGACACGCACATCAAGCGGCTGCGCGAGAAGCTGGGCCCCGCCGGGGACATCATCGAGACGGTGCGCGGCGTGGGCTACAAGCTCAGCCCTCCGTGA
- the rpmF gene encoding 50S ribosomal protein L32, whose product MGVPKKRTSKMRRDRRRAANNNLRSAVQVTKCPNCKEPVMPHRACTSCGQYKGREVVAQAQA is encoded by the coding sequence GTGGGTGTCCCCAAGAAGCGTACTTCGAAGATGCGTCGTGACCGCCGTCGTGCGGCCAACAACAACCTGCGGAGCGCCGTGCAGGTGACCAAGTGCCCGAACTGCAAGGAGCCGGTGATGCCTCACCGCGCCTGCACGTCCTGTGGCCAGTACAAGGGCCGTGAAGTGGTGGCTCAGGCCCAGGCCTGA
- the plsX gene encoding phosphate acyltransferase PlsX, whose amino-acid sequence MRLVLDAMGGDHAPAAPVEGGVLFARAHPGHQVLLVGDEAKVAPLLGRLRPPTNLQVHHASEVVEMDEHASTAFRRKRDSSLRVGFELVRDGQAEALVSAGNSGAVMAGGLLTLGRLPGVERPAIAALFPALKGGGRCLLLDAGANVDCKPSHLAQFAVMGEAYVRARMGVARPRVAVLSNGEESSKGTPLTREVSGLLRRSDLDFVGYVEGKDLFSGEVQVVVTDGFTGNVVLKTSEGVGMGVIGMLRQAIERRGGLAEKVGAMLLQPALAGLRRVVDYAEYGGAPLLGIQGVGIVAHGRSTPRALFNALGAALAMAEGGVQAELTRCIGRAAAWLPTHPKGKRATDAGVSD is encoded by the coding sequence ATGAGGCTGGTGCTGGATGCCATGGGCGGCGATCACGCGCCCGCCGCCCCCGTGGAGGGTGGGGTGCTCTTCGCGCGGGCCCACCCCGGTCACCAGGTGCTCCTGGTGGGGGACGAGGCGAAGGTGGCGCCCCTGCTGGGCAGGCTGCGGCCTCCAACCAACCTCCAGGTCCACCACGCCTCTGAAGTCGTGGAGATGGACGAGCACGCCTCGACCGCCTTCCGCCGCAAGCGGGACTCCTCCCTTCGGGTGGGCTTCGAGCTGGTGCGGGACGGCCAGGCGGAGGCGCTTGTCTCGGCGGGCAACTCCGGCGCCGTCATGGCCGGGGGCCTGCTCACGCTGGGACGGCTGCCGGGTGTGGAGCGTCCCGCCATCGCCGCGCTCTTCCCCGCGCTCAAGGGCGGCGGCCGGTGCCTGCTCCTGGATGCGGGCGCCAACGTGGACTGCAAGCCGTCGCACCTGGCCCAGTTCGCCGTCATGGGAGAGGCCTACGTGCGCGCGCGCATGGGCGTGGCCCGGCCCCGGGTGGCCGTGCTCTCCAATGGAGAGGAGTCCTCCAAAGGGACGCCGCTCACCCGGGAGGTCAGTGGGCTGCTGCGGCGCTCGGATCTGGACTTCGTGGGTTACGTGGAGGGCAAGGACCTCTTCTCCGGCGAGGTGCAGGTGGTGGTGACGGACGGGTTCACCGGAAACGTCGTCCTGAAGACATCCGAGGGCGTGGGCATGGGCGTCATTGGCATGCTGCGTCAGGCCATCGAGCGGCGCGGCGGGCTGGCGGAGAAGGTGGGGGCGATGCTGCTCCAGCCCGCGCTGGCCGGGCTTCGCCGGGTGGTGGACTACGCCGAGTACGGCGGGGCGCCCCTGCTGGGCATCCAGGGGGTGGGCATCGTCGCGCATGGGCGCTCCACGCCCCGGGCCCTCTTCAACGCGCTGGGCGCGGCGCTGGCCATGGCGGAGGGGGGCGTGCAGGCGGAGTTGACGCGTTGCATCGGGCGCGCGGCGGCGTGGCTTCCGACCCATCCGAAGGGAAAAAGAGCGACAGACGCGGGCGTTTCCGATTAG
- a CDS encoding carbonic anhydrase, translated as MRKLIRGLLDFQLNARSSYREKFALLAQEQKPDCLFIACADSRVVPNLLVSTDPGDLFVVRNVGNMVAPSDSKGQSTGDQSEAAALEFSLRNLPVEDIVVCGHSNCGAMKAILAGGVGPENPNLKGWLEHGKDALQRMDANPTLGEGRSDYDRLSQNNVLVQIEHISTYPWVKERLDAGTLRLHGWWFDIATAQVHAWRPLLGRFIPMDELVGEALLRELGADTQAPGALANGNGAQRIAVVASAQ; from the coding sequence GTGAGGAAGCTCATTCGCGGTCTGTTGGACTTTCAGCTCAACGCCCGTTCTAGCTATCGGGAGAAGTTCGCGTTGCTGGCGCAGGAGCAGAAGCCGGATTGTCTCTTCATCGCCTGCGCGGACAGCCGCGTGGTTCCCAACCTGCTCGTGTCCACGGACCCGGGCGACCTGTTCGTGGTCCGCAACGTCGGCAACATGGTGGCGCCGTCGGATTCGAAGGGGCAGTCCACGGGCGACCAGTCCGAGGCGGCCGCGCTGGAGTTCTCGCTCCGCAACCTGCCGGTGGAGGACATCGTCGTGTGCGGCCACTCGAATTGCGGCGCGATGAAGGCCATCCTCGCCGGGGGCGTGGGGCCTGAGAACCCGAACCTCAAGGGCTGGCTTGAGCACGGCAAGGACGCGCTCCAGCGGATGGATGCGAACCCGACGCTGGGTGAGGGCCGGTCGGACTACGATCGCCTGTCCCAGAACAACGTGCTGGTGCAGATAGAGCACATCTCCACCTATCCGTGGGTGAAGGAGCGTCTCGACGCGGGCACCCTGCGGCTGCACGGCTGGTGGTTCGACATCGCCACCGCGCAGGTCCACGCCTGGCGCCCGTTGCTGGGCCGCTTCATCCCCATGGACGAACTGGTGGGCGAAGCCCTGCTGCGCGAGCTGGGCGCGGACACCCAGGCCCCCGGCGCGCTCGCCAACGGCAACGGTGCTCAGCGCATAGCGGTGGTGGCCAGCGCGCAGTAG
- the fabD gene encoding ACP S-malonyltransferase, whose translation MSKVAFVFPGQGSQAVGMGKDLYEKFPEARAVFDAVDAALGEKLSTLCFEGPDEALKLTANTQPAILTVSLAAHAVFAKRGPAPSFVAGHSLGEYSALVAAGAMDLGDAVRAVRARGTFMQEAVPAGVGAMAAVLGLVPEKVKAACDAAAEGQVVSPANYNSPEQTVIAGDAAAVERAGVKCKEAGAKRVMPLPVSAPFHCALMAPVQPRLAEVLGGIQVSAPSVPVVTNVEARPNADASRVVPLLLEQVSSPVRWIECVEALKAEGVTRIIELGPGKVLVGLVKRITKDIELFNVEDSASLDKALAALGVAP comes from the coding sequence ATGTCGAAGGTCGCGTTCGTGTTCCCCGGGCAAGGCAGCCAGGCCGTGGGGATGGGCAAGGACCTGTATGAGAAGTTCCCCGAGGCCCGGGCCGTGTTCGACGCGGTCGACGCCGCCCTGGGGGAGAAGCTCTCCACCCTCTGTTTCGAGGGCCCGGACGAGGCGCTGAAGCTCACGGCCAACACCCAGCCGGCCATCCTCACGGTGTCGCTGGCGGCGCACGCGGTGTTCGCGAAGCGGGGACCGGCGCCGTCCTTCGTGGCGGGGCACTCGCTGGGCGAGTACTCGGCGCTGGTGGCGGCGGGCGCCATGGACCTGGGCGACGCGGTCCGGGCGGTGCGCGCGCGCGGCACCTTCATGCAGGAGGCGGTGCCCGCGGGCGTGGGCGCCATGGCCGCGGTGCTGGGCCTGGTTCCGGAGAAGGTGAAGGCGGCCTGTGACGCGGCGGCCGAGGGGCAGGTGGTGTCGCCGGCGAACTACAACTCACCCGAGCAGACGGTCATCGCCGGTGACGCGGCGGCCGTGGAGCGCGCCGGGGTGAAGTGCAAGGAGGCCGGCGCCAAGCGCGTGATGCCCCTGCCGGTGTCCGCCCCCTTCCACTGCGCGCTGATGGCGCCGGTGCAGCCCCGGCTGGCGGAGGTGCTGGGCGGCATCCAGGTGTCCGCGCCGTCCGTGCCGGTGGTGACCAACGTGGAGGCCCGTCCCAACGCGGACGCGTCCCGCGTGGTGCCGCTGCTCCTGGAGCAGGTGAGCTCGCCGGTGCGCTGGATTGAGTGCGTGGAGGCGCTGAAGGCCGAAGGCGTCACCCGCATCATCGAGCTGGGGCCGGGCAAGGTGCTGGTGGGCCTGGTCAAGCGCATCACCAAGGACATCGAGCTGTTCAACGTCGAGGACTCCGCGAGCCTGGACAAGGCGCTCGCGGCACTGGGGGTGGCACCATGA
- a CDS encoding metallophosphoesterase family protein, producing MRVAILADIHGNLPACEAVLEDIARSVAPDYIVAAGDLALRGAHPRETVDLLFDRCDSVLMGNTDCYLAGNYLGGAYREKDHWKTELLRWTRDQLGGALLEKLGALPFSVRYTPRKGQDLFVCHANPRNLEESLDPTLDDVAVRRFFSHLDAAACAFGHLHFPYRRRVGRMLIADVASAGIPRDGDLRPAYGVFTFTPKGWRVQIRRVRYPVRKATQALTARRVPGGPLLVHKLVEARYRHHNALMEAARRHSGLPPPGPVLRPPPGATSRAAATPMDSRPSPEVDPASLPTDLDGTVTGAAPLPLDALNDFEG from the coding sequence ATGCGGGTCGCCATCCTCGCGGACATCCACGGCAATCTTCCTGCCTGCGAGGCCGTCCTCGAGGACATCGCCCGCTCTGTGGCCCCCGACTACATCGTCGCGGCCGGAGACCTGGCGCTGCGGGGCGCCCATCCCCGGGAGACGGTGGACCTGCTCTTCGACCGGTGTGACTCCGTCCTGATGGGCAACACCGACTGCTACCTGGCGGGCAACTACCTGGGCGGCGCCTACCGGGAGAAGGACCACTGGAAGACGGAGCTGCTGCGCTGGACGCGGGACCAGCTGGGCGGCGCGCTGCTGGAGAAGCTGGGCGCCCTGCCCTTCTCCGTGCGCTACACGCCGCGCAAGGGACAGGACCTCTTCGTCTGCCACGCCAACCCGCGCAACCTCGAGGAGTCGCTGGACCCCACGCTGGATGACGTCGCGGTGCGCCGCTTCTTCAGCCACCTGGACGCGGCGGCCTGCGCCTTCGGGCACCTGCACTTCCCCTACCGCCGCCGCGTGGGCCGCATGCTCATCGCGGACGTGGCCAGCGCGGGCATCCCCCGGGACGGAGACCTGCGCCCCGCCTACGGCGTCTTCACCTTCACGCCCAAGGGGTGGCGGGTGCAGATTCGCCGGGTGCGCTACCCGGTGCGCAAGGCCACCCAGGCCCTCACCGCGCGCCGCGTCCCCGGCGGACCGCTCCTGGTCCACAAGCTGGTGGAGGCGCGCTACCGCCACCACAACGCGCTGATGGAGGCCGCGCGGCGCCACTCCGGCCTGCCGCCGCCGGGCCCGGTGCTCCGCCCGCCGCCAGGGGCCACCTCGCGCGCCGCGGCCACGCCCATGGACAGTCGTCCCTCCCCGGAGGTCGACCCCGCCTCGTTGCCCACGGACCTGGACGGAACCGTGACAGGCGCGGCGCCGCTGCCCCTGGACGCGCTCAACGATTTCGAAGGGTAG
- a CDS encoding YceD family protein — translation MLVKVDQIKDAGLKLEEPVNLELLGETLGGAASGEDTGFRATAPATLKASLRKLSGGVLLEGRFTVDVTSPCKRCLADVAMKVPVEFTLNLVPESLARGDDFKDDDEKAMEKKERSQGESGGSFELDDADQELFDGKTINLDPIVREQLLLALPMNAVCRDDCKGLCSQCGANRNDVACTCDTRPVDPRLAPLKNIKLNN, via the coding sequence ATGCTCGTAAAGGTTGATCAAATCAAGGACGCAGGGCTGAAGCTCGAGGAGCCCGTCAATCTCGAGCTGCTCGGTGAGACGCTGGGAGGCGCTGCCTCCGGCGAGGATACCGGATTCCGAGCCACGGCCCCGGCGACGTTGAAGGCGTCGCTGCGCAAGCTGAGCGGCGGCGTGCTGCTGGAGGGGCGCTTCACGGTGGACGTCACCAGCCCCTGCAAGCGCTGCCTCGCCGACGTGGCCATGAAGGTCCCCGTGGAGTTCACGCTCAACCTGGTGCCGGAGTCCCTGGCTCGGGGCGACGACTTCAAGGACGACGACGAGAAGGCCATGGAGAAGAAGGAGCGCAGCCAGGGGGAGTCTGGCGGCTCCTTCGAGCTGGACGACGCGGATCAGGAGCTCTTCGACGGGAAGACCATCAACCTGGATCCCATCGTCCGGGAGCAGCTCCTGCTGGCCCTGCCGATGAACGCCGTGTGCCGGGACGACTGCAAGGGCCTGTGCTCGCAGTGCGGCGCGAACCGCAACGACGTCGCCTGCACCTGTGACACCCGGCCGGTGGATCCGCGGCTGGCGCCGCTGAAGAACATCAAGCTCAACAACTGA
- a CDS encoding DUF1634 domain-containing protein → MSEAPKPAPRSPEAATAAVQDGEDASLLHPEQLISDLLRYGVAASLALVTLGTVVTFFRHPDYLVSSEALLRLTSPHPVPHTLRDVVAGALAARGQAFVMAGLLVMMAVPVMRVALSLLIFRQQKDRLYVGITATVLAMLVLSFLLGAAH, encoded by the coding sequence ATGAGCGAGGCACCGAAGCCGGCGCCGCGAAGCCCTGAGGCCGCCACCGCGGCGGTGCAGGACGGCGAGGACGCTTCGCTGCTCCATCCGGAGCAGCTCATCAGTGACTTGCTGCGGTACGGCGTGGCCGCCAGCCTGGCGTTGGTGACGCTGGGCACCGTGGTGACCTTCTTCCGCCACCCGGACTACCTCGTCTCGTCCGAGGCGTTGCTGCGCCTCACCTCGCCGCACCCGGTGCCGCACACCCTGAGGGACGTCGTGGCGGGGGCGCTGGCTGCCCGGGGCCAGGCGTTCGTCATGGCGGGACTGCTGGTGATGATGGCCGTGCCGGTGATGCGGGTGGCCCTGTCGCTGCTCATCTTCCGCCAGCAGAAGGACCGGCTCTACGTGGGAATCACCGCCACGGTGCTGGCCATGCTCGTCCTGTCCTTCCTGCTGGGCGCGGCGCACTGA
- a CDS encoding sulfite exporter TauE/SafE family protein, giving the protein MTPFLFMLVVLGFSVGAGLLGSLLGIGGGLILIPVLTLLLKVDIQYAVGASIVSVIATSSGAAAAYVRDRMANTRVAMFLELATTAGALSGAYMSGLVGGRGVYLVFGGVMAWSALVMLRRMRASAEAPVPANALADRLALHGSYWDESQGREVSYRVTRPLTGLGLMYVAGTVSGMLGIGSGALKVPAMDLAMRLPLKVSTATSNFMIGVTAAASAGVYFARGNIDPFIAGPVCVGVTLGAWLGSRHLMARVNSTWLRALFVGVLLWVAFEMLRKGWAS; this is encoded by the coding sequence ATGACTCCCTTCCTCTTCATGCTCGTCGTCCTGGGGTTTTCCGTGGGTGCGGGACTGCTGGGCTCGCTGCTGGGTATCGGCGGCGGGCTCATCCTGATTCCCGTGCTCACGTTGCTCCTGAAAGTGGACATCCAGTACGCGGTGGGGGCGTCCATCGTCTCCGTCATCGCCACGTCCAGCGGCGCGGCGGCGGCCTACGTGCGCGACCGGATGGCCAACACCCGCGTGGCCATGTTCCTGGAGCTGGCGACCACCGCGGGCGCGCTCAGCGGCGCGTACATGTCCGGGCTGGTGGGTGGGCGCGGCGTGTACCTCGTCTTTGGCGGCGTCATGGCGTGGTCGGCGCTGGTGATGCTGCGGCGGATGCGGGCGAGCGCCGAGGCGCCGGTGCCCGCGAACGCGCTGGCGGACCGGCTGGCCCTGCACGGCAGCTACTGGGATGAGTCGCAGGGCCGTGAGGTGTCCTACCGCGTCACGCGGCCACTGACGGGATTGGGGCTGATGTACGTGGCGGGCACGGTGAGCGGCATGCTGGGCATCGGCTCGGGCGCGCTCAAGGTGCCGGCCATGGACCTGGCCATGCGGCTGCCGCTGAAGGTGTCCACGGCCACCAGCAACTTCATGATTGGCGTGACGGCGGCAGCCAGCGCGGGCGTCTACTTCGCGCGCGGCAACATCGACCCGTTCATCGCGGGGCCGGTGTGCGTGGGTGTCACGCTGGGCGCGTGGCTGGGCTCGCGCCACCTGATGGCCCGGGTGAACAGCACGTGGCTGCGCGCGCTCTTCGTGGGCGTGCTGCTGTGGGTGGCCTTCGAGATGCTGCGCAAGGGGTGGGCGTCATGA
- a CDS encoding tetratricopeptide repeat protein, with protein MHAHGWRLRGWALILVLGLGARLGWSRPLFPEPVLSQLGPASPAITEAREQFDQGEFEDARRTLLEGLDAPDLTDDQLVEMYRLLGLTALYLGDEPQARDAYEKLLQARPDYELPRSSPPKLRALYARIREDIKSRRVRPVTLDVDPIPDPPGGEPVVVEAAIQDLALGARARLFYRRAGDEAYSSVDFARERGPDGRPLERYRAVLPAYEVPTEAEAYEMEYYFEVADAAQRRLAGRGDSFQPLIFQVAPRAVRAGAAADPSSRPWYKSPWLWVGVGAVAIGATAGIVALTSGEERGRVPITIRVEPPAP; from the coding sequence ATGCACGCACATGGCTGGCGGTTGCGCGGGTGGGCCCTCATCCTGGTGCTGGGCCTGGGTGCCCGACTGGGCTGGAGCCGGCCCCTCTTCCCTGAGCCTGTTCTCTCGCAGCTCGGCCCGGCCAGCCCGGCCATCACCGAGGCCCGCGAACAGTTCGACCAGGGCGAATTCGAAGACGCACGTCGCACCCTCCTGGAAGGCCTGGATGCGCCGGACCTGACGGATGATCAGCTGGTGGAGATGTACCGCCTGCTGGGCCTCACGGCCCTCTACCTGGGAGACGAGCCCCAGGCGCGCGACGCCTACGAGAAGCTGCTCCAGGCCCGGCCGGACTACGAGCTCCCCCGCAGCTCCCCGCCCAAGCTGCGCGCCCTCTACGCGCGCATCCGCGAGGACATCAAGAGCCGGCGCGTCCGCCCTGTCACCCTGGACGTGGACCCCATCCCTGATCCACCGGGTGGCGAGCCCGTCGTCGTGGAGGCCGCCATCCAGGACCTGGCGCTGGGCGCCCGCGCGCGCCTCTTCTACCGGCGCGCCGGAGACGAGGCCTACAGCTCGGTGGACTTCGCGCGTGAGCGAGGCCCCGACGGCCGCCCCCTCGAGCGCTACCGCGCGGTGTTGCCGGCCTACGAGGTGCCCACCGAGGCCGAGGCCTACGAGATGGAGTACTACTTCGAGGTCGCGGACGCGGCGCAGCGCCGGCTCGCGGGCCGGGGAGACTCCTTCCAGCCGCTCATCTTCCAGGTGGCGCCCCGGGCCGTGCGCGCCGGCGCCGCCGCCGACCCGTCCTCCCGTCCCTGGTACAAGAGCCCCTGGCTCTGGGTGGGCGTGGGCGCGGTGGCCATTGGCGCCACCGCCGGCATCGTCGCGCTGACCTCCGGCGAAGAGCGGGGCCGCGTTCCCATCACCATCCGCGTGGAGCCCCCCGCCCCATGA
- a CDS encoding sensor histidine kinase: MPLRATLLPLLLPAVVVATLVALLDGPKEVFAAALVALAGSLMSLGVSRGTLQRQLDLLARHTRERAEGGPPAPPSVPERLDEVAGLEGAIDSLHTQLSARNAALTQEARTLTAVLDGMTEGVWVTDAEGTVVRHNDALRPLLASTSSPLTGQRPLALIRNEALHDAVMRACRESASSHLELTLDGHFPRTLSIRVTPLAKDLPGSAAVFHDVTELRRLEKVRKDFVANVSHELRTPITAIRGYAETLQGGALNDPVMAPKMVEIIHRQSERLSELVEDLLELSRLESREASLKLARVTLADAAARAADTVRPKAEGKGQAVSLHVPPGLLAVGDPRAVEQVLLNLLDNAVKYTPAGGRVDVYGACEQGRCVVRVKDTGVGIEPKHQSRIFERFYRVDKGRSRDMGGTGLGLAIVKHLLQAMDGEVKVESEPNAGSTFTIFLPLAASSSAATG; encoded by the coding sequence ATGCCCCTGCGCGCCACACTCCTTCCGCTCCTGCTGCCCGCCGTCGTCGTCGCGACGCTCGTCGCCCTCCTCGACGGACCGAAGGAGGTCTTTGCCGCGGCGCTCGTCGCGCTCGCCGGCTCCCTCATGTCCCTGGGCGTGAGCCGCGGAACGCTGCAGCGGCAGCTCGACCTGCTGGCCCGCCACACCCGGGAGCGCGCCGAGGGCGGCCCCCCCGCCCCACCGAGCGTCCCTGAGCGGTTGGACGAGGTGGCCGGGCTCGAAGGCGCCATCGACTCGCTGCACACCCAGCTGTCCGCGCGCAACGCGGCGCTCACCCAGGAGGCGCGCACCCTCACCGCCGTGCTGGACGGCATGACGGAGGGCGTCTGGGTGACGGACGCAGAGGGCACGGTGGTGCGCCACAACGACGCGCTCCGCCCCCTGCTGGCGTCCACGAGCAGCCCGCTCACCGGCCAGCGCCCCCTGGCCCTCATCCGGAACGAGGCGCTGCACGACGCCGTGATGCGCGCCTGCCGGGAGAGCGCATCCAGCCACCTGGAGCTCACGCTGGACGGCCACTTCCCGCGCACGCTCTCCATCCGGGTGACGCCGCTGGCCAAGGATTTGCCGGGCAGCGCCGCCGTCTTCCACGACGTCACCGAGCTGCGCCGGCTGGAGAAGGTGCGCAAGGACTTCGTGGCCAACGTGTCGCACGAGCTGCGCACGCCCATCACCGCCATCCGCGGCTACGCGGAGACGCTCCAGGGCGGCGCCCTCAATGACCCCGTCATGGCGCCGAAGATGGTGGAAATCATCCACCGCCAGTCCGAACGCCTGTCTGAACTGGTGGAGGACCTGCTGGAGCTGTCCCGCCTGGAGTCGCGCGAGGCGAGCCTGAAGCTCGCCCGCGTCACCCTGGCCGACGCCGCCGCGCGCGCCGCCGACACCGTGCGCCCCAAGGCCGAGGGCAAGGGACAGGCGGTTTCACTCCACGTCCCTCCAGGTCTACTCGCGGTGGGGGACCCCCGGGCCGTGGAGCAGGTGCTGCTCAACCTGCTGGACAACGCGGTGAAGTACACGCCCGCGGGTGGGCGGGTGGATGTTTACGGTGCGTGCGAGCAAGGCCGCTGCGTGGTGCGGGTGAAGGACACGGGGGTGGGCATCGAGCCCAAGCACCAGTCGCGCATCTTCGAGCGCTTCTACCGGGTGGACAAGGGCCGCAGCCGGGACATGGGCGGTACCGGACTGGGGCTCGCCATCGTCAAGCACCTGCTCCAGGCCATGGACGGCGAGGTCAAGGTGGAGAGCGAACCCAACGCGGGGAGCACCTTCACCATTTTTCTGCCCCTGGCGGCTTCATCGAGCGCGGCGACAGGGTAG